CCAGTTTGGCGATGGCAGGTGGCATCCTCAGCCGACTGGGCGTCGCGACTGGTTCGCTCGTCTTCCCAGAACCTCTGACACTGGCCGAGGCCCAAACCTTCTTTCCCACTGCCTCCCAAATCCAGGGCGATCGCATGGCCGTGGTGAAGGACGAAAGCGGAACGAAGCTTGGATACCTGATTCGAACCGGCGCGTTGGTCGATGACGAAATCGGTTACCAAGGTCCGACCAGCGTGTTGATCGGTTTGGACATGGAACATCGACTCTTGCGGCCCAAGATCCGGCACTCCTTCGACAACGAACCCTACGTCGATTACGTCCGCCAAGAACGTTCGTTTTGGAAACGATTCGAAGGCCTGACGCTGGAAGAACTCGCCGCTTTCGATCCTCCCGCCGAAGAGGTCGAAGGCGTCTCCGGAGCCACCATGACCAGCATGGCCGTCGCCTACACCTTGCCAAGATTCGCGACCGAATTGCTGGCGGATGAGGAATGGAAAACGCTCGGGCAAACGCCTTTTCAAAAGCAACTGCATGCCCTCCAAGAATCCATCCAAACGACTCGTCTGTCCGACGCTGACATCGCCACGCTCGTCGCGTTGGTCCTGTTGCCGCTGCTCATTCGCTTCGGAGCGATGCGGCAAACATGGCTACGTCGCTTGTGGCTTTTCGCCGTCTGGATGGTCCTCGGTCTGTACGCTGGCAATCTTTTGTCGCTCGCCCTGCTGGCCGGCTGGGCAACCTCGGGAGTCACCTGGCAACTCGCCTTGGGTTTGGTCGTTCTCGCGATCGTCGCCGTGGCGATCCCGCCAACGCGGCGGGGCAATCCGTACTGCAACCACCTTTGTCCTCACGGTGCGGCCCAACAATTGGTCCGCCCCAAAAGCAACTCACGTCGCAAGTGGAACCTCCCGTCGTGGCTGTCCAAGCCGTTGGGATTCTTGCCTGCGGTAACTCTGCTGTTGGTCTATCTCACTTTGCTCACTCGTCCCGCCACCGATGTCTCCTTTGTCGAGCCATTTCACGGCTACCTTTGGCACTTGGCATCGTGGTCAGCGATCGCCTGGACGATCAGCACGCTGGCAATCGCCTGCTTTGTTCCGATGGCCTACTGCCGACTAGGATGCCCAACCGGTCGTCTCCTCGACTGGTTGCGACTCAAGGGAACCAGCCACCAAATTTCGCGAATGGACCTCGCGGTCGCAGGGCTGCTGCTGTTTGCGTGCAGCTATCGAATTCTCATTCGTTAGCCACGCTTTCGAAGCCAACCAATCGTGAGGTTGCCAATGACTCGGCGATTCCTTTGACTTGCATTGGCTCATTCGCTTCCAGCACAAACGAATCACTGAGTTGTTGCGAGACTTCGCCGGAAACCACGATTTCGCCCGCCAAGGCTCGATCGCACAACCGCGAAGCGACGTTCACTGTGTTCCCAATCGCGGTGTACTCCATTCGCTGAGGCGTTCCCACGTTGCCGACGACGGCTTTGCCGGTATGGATTCCGATGCCGATCGACAATCCGCTCTCGTGCGATCGTAGTGCCTCCTGGATTCGCCAGGCAACGCGACACGCTCGTTCCGCGTGATCGGTCTGGTCCAGTGGTGCGTTGAACAACACCAAAATTGCGTCGCCGATGAACTTGTCGACCGTGCCTTCTTCTTCGAACGTGCACCGAACCATGACTTCCAGTAGGCCATTGAGTTCTTCCAACACATCCTCCGGTTGCAGTCGCTCCGAGAACTGGGTGAAGCCGCGAATGTCGGCGAACATCACGGTCACCTCACGAGTCACACCACCCACAACGATTGCTTGCAACTCGGATTGTTGCACCAATTGGTTGACAACCGCCCGCGGCACATAACGACCAAACAAATCAGTGATTCGTTGCCGCCATCGGATCTCTTCGAAGTATCGAATGCCAACACCCAGCACTCCCGCCACCAAAATCGAAACTGGCGTGAAGGCCATGTCGAGAAACCATCCGCCGCGAAAGGCGAACGTGCAGATTGCAAGGTACGCGAGCAGCAGCACCCCAACGCCGAGCAGCGCCCAACGAGCCCGAAAACTGGCCGCGATCACGCAAGCGAAAATACTAAACCCGAACAACAAAGCGGGTGACACGTACCAAGCCGCCAAACGCATCGTGACTCCGTTCAACAACGTCTCGATCGCGACACCGGTGACCTCGAGTGCGTCGGCTTGCCGGTCGCGAATCGGGATGTCGTATCGGTCCGACGCGGGTACAAAAGACAACTCCATGTCGATCAGAACCGCCTTGCCACGAACCAACTCGGGATCGAAATCACCATCGGCCAAATCGCCGTATTCCAACCGGGTCAGTTCGCCTGGATTGAACCCGTAGTCCACCCAAACGCCCGCCGGTGACACCGTTGGAAATTCACTTCCAAAACCAATCCAGCTGACTTCCTGATCTCCAACTTGGTAGTCCGATTGGATTGGATTGGGAGTGATTGCTTCCTCTCCGCTGGAGAGCTGCAACAAGTTTTCCATCTCGGGAAAAAAGTCCATCCACTGCTGAATCAAGCCTGCTCGATCGAGCCGTTGGTAGAACCCTACTTCGCCGCCGTTCGGTTGGTCCGTCAGCCGTTGCACTACCCAAAACGGAAACGTTTCGCGAAGTGCGAAGTAATCATGCATGGCAATCGGAAAGATTCTCGAATGTCGATTCACCATCGTCGGGGAACGAAAACTCATTCCGTGGTGCACGATACAGTCGCGATAGCTGCCAACAACTTCGTAATCGACATCCAAGGTCAGAAACACATCTCTGGCCAAGTTGCCGTTGGGGGCGACTTCTTGAATCAAGTCCAACGTCGGCCGAACGTTCGCTTCGAAGTCCGCCGGATCGGTGCAAACGAGATTGCGTAAATCGGCAACCACTTTTGCATCGGCATCGATCAGTTGTTGGTAAAGCTTCCGATCCGTTTCGATATCGGGTTTCTTCCCCATCCGTTCCGCGCTGGCTTCTCCGAAAGACACCAAGACAACCTTGCCTGAAAGCTCTCGTGCCCCCAACCGTGGTCCGCCTTCTCGCAGCATCGCCGCGTCACTAACCATCCGAGAAAACTCAAACGCAGTTTGCCCACCCCAAATCATCGCCGTCAAAAAGAACAGCGAGCACAGCAGACCACAGCCGATTGAAACCAACGGTCGCCACCATCGACGATTGGATTTGGAGATCGTTTTCATCGGTTCGCACTTGAGTGATAGCAGTGAAAAGGGAGGCGTTCACAGTGACTCACATTCCGACGCCGCTGATCGCATACAGTCCAAACGTGGCCAG
The nucleotide sequence above comes from Rhodopirellula bahusiensis. Encoded proteins:
- a CDS encoding adenylate/guanylate cyclase domain-containing protein gives rise to the protein MKTISKSNRRWWRPLVSIGCGLLCSLFFLTAMIWGGQTAFEFSRMVSDAAMLREGGPRLGARELSGKVVLVSFGEASAERMGKKPDIETDRKLYQQLIDADAKVVADLRNLVCTDPADFEANVRPTLDLIQEVAPNGNLARDVFLTLDVDYEVVGSYRDCIVHHGMSFRSPTMVNRHSRIFPIAMHDYFALRETFPFWVVQRLTDQPNGGEVGFYQRLDRAGLIQQWMDFFPEMENLLQLSSGEEAITPNPIQSDYQVGDQEVSWIGFGSEFPTVSPAGVWVDYGFNPGELTRLEYGDLADGDFDPELVRGKAVLIDMELSFVPASDRYDIPIRDRQADALEVTGVAIETLLNGVTMRLAAWYVSPALLFGFSIFACVIAASFRARWALLGVGVLLLAYLAICTFAFRGGWFLDMAFTPVSILVAGVLGVGIRYFEEIRWRQRITDLFGRYVPRAVVNQLVQQSELQAIVVGGVTREVTVMFADIRGFTQFSERLQPEDVLEELNGLLEVMVRCTFEEEGTVDKFIGDAILVLFNAPLDQTDHAERACRVAWRIQEALRSHESGLSIGIGIHTGKAVVGNVGTPQRMEYTAIGNTVNVASRLCDRALAGEIVVSGEVSQQLSDSFVLEANEPMQVKGIAESLATSRLVGFESVANE
- a CDS encoding FMN-binding protein, whose protein sequence is MHAIRIGMLIGLLACLPSPHQRIEVASQPSLDQIQRLEPATRTIADTTDQRGRWAILDADRIPLGSVARTLPEANASVGYRGPTEALLLFDQQNFVRSIAVLQSHDTDEHVDAVKNSPEFLKQFQGLTWGGKLADGSVPEIDGVSGATLTSLAMAGGILSRLGVATGSLVFPEPLTLAEAQTFFPTASQIQGDRMAVVKDESGTKLGYLIRTGALVDDEIGYQGPTSVLIGLDMEHRLLRPKIRHSFDNEPYVDYVRQERSFWKRFEGLTLEELAAFDPPAEEVEGVSGATMTSMAVAYTLPRFATELLADEEWKTLGQTPFQKQLHALQESIQTTRLSDADIATLVALVLLPLLIRFGAMRQTWLRRLWLFAVWMVLGLYAGNLLSLALLAGWATSGVTWQLALGLVVLAIVAVAIPPTRRGNPYCNHLCPHGAAQQLVRPKSNSRRKWNLPSWLSKPLGFLPAVTLLLVYLTLLTRPATDVSFVEPFHGYLWHLASWSAIAWTISTLAIACFVPMAYCRLGCPTGRLLDWLRLKGTSHQISRMDLAVAGLLLFACSYRILIR